GGTTTCTTTTATTGGTCGCGCTCTTCCCCTCTTTTGCATTCGCAGAAAGCTGCCCAGCGCTCTTTTTGAATGGCAAAGAACCAACAACAGAAAAGCCTTCCGTGACGCTCTGCCAAGAAGCTTATGCAGTGGGTTTCTCAAAAGAAATGAAAGAGCCAATCTGGAGCGCTGAACACCTAACAAGAAAAAGCGTTATGGAAGCTCAGGCATTGCATGGAAGAGAAGCCTTTCACGAAGACATCAAGATCTCCTCGGAATATCAAGCCATGTTGGCGGATTATAAAGGTTCAGGTTGGGCAAGAGGCCATATGACACCCAGTGGAGACATGCCAAATAAATCAGCCAGAATGGAATGCTTCGCCCTTACAAACATCGTCCCACAAGATATGAAGATGAATTCTGGCGTCTGGAACGCCCTAGAGCAGAAGACCCGTACAGAAGCCAAAAAGAGCGGCGACATCTATGTTGTGACTGGTCCTGCATATTTGAGCGATAAGGGCGTGATTGGATACAGCAAGCTCTCAATTCCATCACACATCTGGAAAGCTGTTTACAACGTAAAACAAGGCAAGAGCTACGCTGTTATCTGTGAGAACCAAGCGGAATCACAATGCAAGCGTGAGCCTGTTTCTGATCTCGAGAAAGAGATTGGTGTGAAGGTATTTTCTTAAAAGGCCTGTAATTTTTCTTTTAAATTCGCTTCTTGTTATAAAATAGGCTATTAAGGAATCAACACCAACGACAGAAGTCGACAGAAGGTAGCAACTCCCATTGATTAAACGTTGACTTGTTTTTGTGTTATGCAAGTACACCTAGAGAAATGAACTGCTATTGTTCTATTGGCTGCTCATATATTTCCAGATGCGTGTTTCTAACACTTTCATTTTGAGAGTATAGAATTATGTCTTCTACAAACATGGGAACAGCGTATCCCTTAACGAATTCCGAAATATCAAATGCTATTACAAGAAAATCGGCCGGGGTCTATGCTTTAGGCCATGAAACTGGAACTGCTTTTTATGTTGACTACGTGGGAAGATCAGATTCAGATTTGGCAGAGTGCTTAAAAGAGCATGCAAAGGCTAGGGATTATTCTTGTTTCAAGTTTATGTATTCAGGATCACCAGAGGTCGCATTTGAGGAAGAGTGTGAGCTTTATCATGATTTTAATCCGCCAGGGAATATAGAGCATCCAGACCATTCCAATCTATCCCCATGGCATTGCCATCGGTGTTTAAGTTTTTCTTAATTTTATGCTCTTCAGAGAGTGGGAATAAAATGCTCAATAAAAAGCGCAGATTTTCTGCGCTTTTTTTATTCCAATAAAACAGGAATTTTTTTAGTGAGTAGGAAAAATCAAATGGGGTTTGCATATTCAACGGATTCATCTGATGTTGAAAAAAGAAGGGTTTTGGAAGGCGTCATCACAAGAGGCGATGAAGTAGATATGTTCTATGGCCCTAATTATGATCCAATCGTCGTAAAGCCTTTACACTTCGAGGATGAAACAAGTTTTACGGCAAAAACGAGAGAAGGAGAGATAAAGATTTTTTATCTTACTGATATATATTCCCTGAGATCTCATTGTGATTGCAGATAGGAGAGTATGAAGGGAAGGCCACATTCTAAAAGTGGATTGTCAGGTACGGGAGGGATGCAATTAGATAAAAACCTTATTTATTAAAAAGGAGAATCACGTATATTTAAAAATCAAAAAAGTATGAAACTCATCTTTGTAAACTCCGAAAGAAAATAGAAGATGTTCTCACCAGCAGTCGACCAATAATCTAGGAGTGACTCGATTTGTCGTTAATATCGAGAAAGAGATCGGGGTGAAGGTTTTAGTGATGAAGAAAAGTGAAAAATTACGTTTTCTTAATATCGTTGGATTTTCTAAATGAAATATCGTTATGAAGACTTAGGGGATGATCAGTTTGAAGAACTAATTGTTGTTCTCTGTAGGAACGTACTTGGAAGAGCTACAATAGGGTTTTCAAAAGGACGTGATGGCGGAAGGGATGCAAAATTTGTGGGAACTGCTAATGATTTTCCCAGTAGGACTTCGCCTTGGCAAGGCACAACCATTATTCAAGCTAAGCATACAAACGGGATTAACAAGAGTTTTTCAAACACTGATTTCTTCGACAAAGATCGCAAAAATACTATTATTGGTAAGGAAATTCCACGTATAAAAAATTTACGGTCTGGGGGGAAACTAGATCATTATATACTCTTTTCTAATAGAAAGCTTTCATCACTAAAAGAGAGTGAAATTCGCAGTTACATTTCAGTTGAGTGTGATTTGCCAGAGGAGTCTATATATCTGTGTGGTTTAGAGATGATTGAACTTTGGCTAAAAGAGCATCCTGATGTTGTAAAGACTTGTGGAATAGATCCTATAGATTTTCCTTTAATGGTAAGTCCAGATGATTTGGCAGACATTATTGAAGCAATCGCTGCCTTTGTCACTAATATTCCTAAACACGAAGTTTTTCCACCTATAGAGCGTACGTCCTTGGAGAAGAAGAATGCTATCAATAATATGACAAAAGAGTATTCTAATGAGCTATGTAAGCGTTATTTAAAAGAAACGAGGCAGATAGGACAATTTCTTGCACTTCCCGAGAATGAAACATTAAGAGAAAAATATAGTACATGTGTCGAGGAATTTAGGTTTAAGATTATAGGAAGTCGTAAGGATTATCGGACATTTGATAAGATTATGAATTATTTGATGGACTTGTTAGTAGAACGGGATACCATCTTAAAGAGGAATAAGACTTTAACGCGTGCAATGCTTTTTTATATGTATTGGAACTGTGATATTGGAGAATCACAAGAATGTTAAGGCCAACCAAATATTCTCATCCAGACCAGACCGTTATAAATATGTCTTTATTGCTTTTAAATAAGTTACGGAAATCTCGAATTGTTGGATATAATGAGCTATTGTCTCTAGCAAAGAAGCAAATTACAGGAGGGAATTTTCTTTTTCTTCCTGCTTTAAATTTTTTATATTTAATGGGTATGATTGAATATCGTCAAAAGACAGATGCCATAGAATATATAGGAAAATAAGTGAAACTCTCTAAAATATATTCAAACAAACCTGGGGAATTTAAACCAATTAAGTTTTCTAGCGGTTTGAATGTTATTCTTGGAGAAATTCGCCTTCCAGAGAACAAGAAAAAAGATACACACAATTTAGGGAAAACAACTCTTTTAAATTTGATAAAATTTTGTTTTTTACAAAAAAAAGATCCTAAGTTGTTTTTATTTAAGCATTTCGATTTATTTCAATCATACGTTTTTTTTCTTGAGCTAGAATTAAATGACGGAAAATTCCTTACATTGCGTAGGAGCGTTGCTAATCCAACGAAAATCTCTTTTAAATCACATAATGTTGGAGACCAGGATTTTTCAACTCTAGGTAATAAATGGGATCACGATGAGGTTCCATTAGAAAGAGCGAAAGAGCTCCTTGATGGGTATCTTAATTGGAAGTCTATGAATCCATGGGGATATCGGAAGATTATGCCCTATTTGTTACGTTCGCAGGAAAATTTTAAAGATCTGTTCTGTCCCAATAATCGTTTCAAGGATGGGGATTGGAAGCCATTTTTGGCACATATATTGGGTTTTGATGCGAAGTTGCTTAACGAGCATTATGTAAAAGAATCCGAGATTTCTAAGAAAAAACAAGAAAAAAAAACGATTGAAAGTGTAGTAAATGATCAAGGGAAAACTCTAAGCCAAATAGAAGGTATCTTGTTGCTTAAGCAACAAGAAGAACAAAAATTACAAGAGTTTTTGGATGAGTTTAATTTTGACTTTCAAGACAAAGCAACCGTTATGGATTTGGTTAAAGATACGAATGATCGTATCGCATCTTTAAATTTGGAGCTGTATTCTTTAGTTCAGAATAAAAAGAAGATAGACATCTCACTGAACGAAGATACTATTTCATTTAATCCAAATAAAGCTGAGAAACTATTTGAAGAAGCTGGCATTTTGTTTGGTGGACAAATTAAAAAGGATTTCGAGCAGTTAATTTCTTTTAATAAATCTATAACGGAAGAGCGAGCGTCATATCTTCAAGAAGAATTACAAGAAATAGATAAAAGACTAAGTGAAGTTGATTTAGAATTAAGTAACTTAGAGCAAATACGTTCAGAACAATTGGGATATCTTGGGGAAACAGATCCTTTTCGTAAGTATAAAGAATCTTCCCATCGAATTGCAATATTACGTGGGGAGATACAGTTTTTAAAGGAGCAAAAAAAGTACTTTTTATTGTTAGATGATTTAAATGCAAAAATTCATTCTTTGGAAAAAGAATGTGAAGATTTGAGATCTGACATTGAATTAAATGTTCGGGAACAAAATACTAATGAAGAAAGTCTTTTTTCAAAAATACGTATTTGTTTTAGTTTTTTTTCTAAAGAGGTAATTGATAAAAAAGCTCTTTTGAGCGTTTCGCTTAACAAGCGAGGTCATTTGGAGTTTAGTGGCGATATTTTAGGAGATGGAGATATGAGAACCAGCGCTGATGATGGTCATACATATCGTAAACTTCTTTGTATTGCTTTTGATATGGCCATTTTAAAGTCACATTTGATTGATAAATTTCCACGTTTTACTTTTCATGATGGCGCATTAGAGTCACTTGATGATCGTAAAAAGCAAAATTTAGTGTCGGTATTTAGAGATTATGCATCATTAGGAATTCAATCTATTATCACGGTAATAGATTCTGATATTCCTCACAATGATAGGTCTTTTTTTAAGGGGGAGGAAATTATCCTTACTTTGCATGATGAAGGAAATGATGGCAGATTATTTAAGATGAAGGAATTTTAAATCCTCTTAAAATTTTAGTGAAATGTAACTTGATAGTTTTCTAAAAACCCAACCGCCCATGGGCGGTTTTTTATTGCCTGCCATATGAAAGCAAGGGGCTTCAGAAAAGTATATAAGAAGCCCCTTGCTATAGCTGATATTGAATCAGAATGAATACTCTTGAAGCCCCCGCCTATAAGGATTCTTTCTGACCATTTGGAAAATACCAGCTATTTATT
The genomic region above belongs to Acetobacteraceae bacterium and contains:
- a CDS encoding DNA/RNA non-specific endonuclease produces the protein MKRFLLLVALFPSFAFAESCPALFLNGKEPTTEKPSVTLCQEAYAVGFSKEMKEPIWSAEHLTRKSVMEAQALHGREAFHEDIKISSEYQAMLADYKGSGWARGHMTPSGDMPNKSARMECFALTNIVPQDMKMNSGVWNALEQKTRTEAKKSGDIYVVTGPAYLSDKGVIGYSKLSIPSHIWKAVYNVKQGKSYAVICENQAESQCKREPVSDLEKEIGVKVFS
- a CDS encoding DUF2326 domain-containing protein, whose translation is MKLSKIYSNKPGEFKPIKFSSGLNVILGEIRLPENKKKDTHNLGKTTLLNLIKFCFLQKKDPKLFLFKHFDLFQSYVFFLELELNDGKFLTLRRSVANPTKISFKSHNVGDQDFSTLGNKWDHDEVPLERAKELLDGYLNWKSMNPWGYRKIMPYLLRSQENFKDLFCPNNRFKDGDWKPFLAHILGFDAKLLNEHYVKESEISKKKQEKKTIESVVNDQGKTLSQIEGILLLKQQEEQKLQEFLDEFNFDFQDKATVMDLVKDTNDRIASLNLELYSLVQNKKKIDISLNEDTISFNPNKAEKLFEEAGILFGGQIKKDFEQLISFNKSITEERASYLQEELQEIDKRLSEVDLELSNLEQIRSEQLGYLGETDPFRKYKESSHRIAILRGEIQFLKEQKKYFLLLDDLNAKIHSLEKECEDLRSDIELNVREQNTNEESLFSKIRICFSFFSKEVIDKKALLSVSLNKRGHLEFSGDILGDGDMRTSADDGHTYRKLLCIAFDMAILKSHLIDKFPRFTFHDGALESLDDRKKQNLVSVFRDYASLGIQSIITVIDSDIPHNDRSFFKGEEIILTLHDEGNDGRLFKMKEF